One genomic window of Pocillopora verrucosa isolate sample1 chromosome 8, ASM3666991v2, whole genome shotgun sequence includes the following:
- the LOC131785066 gene encoding caldesmon-like has translation MATKKQPVMEWTDDHDILLLREMIASELFQFKKGSPDRGKIWESIQERLNKLDNPKFMIKEKRGVRDRWNLLQAKFKRTQREELQASGIDCELSEKDALIEELCEKEDSFSAKDEKKSDDKEAAEEIRKKAMERMASKQKSNESAGSSAKKSRRSGGDAVEFLKEKAQSEYSIRQQEIELQRKEQEVTARQQELQIELLRKQTEQQVQISQALMTIMQNLVKK, from the coding sequence ATGGCTACCAAAAAACAACCTGTAATGGAATGGACAGATGACCATGACATTCTTCTGTTGCGTGAAATGATTGCCAGCGAATTGTTTCAGTTCAAGAAAGGCAGTCCAGACCGTGGCAAAATCTGGGAGTCAATCCAGGAAAGATTGAACAAGCTCGATAATCCAAAATTTATGATAAAGGAGAAGAGGGGAGTCAGAGACCGATGGAATCTGCTTCAGGCCAAGTTTAAACGCACGCAACGAGAAGAGCTACAAGCCAGTGGCATTGATTGTGAGTTATCTGAGAAAGATGCCCTAATAGAAGAGTTATGTGAGAAAGAAGATAGCTTTTCCGCCAAAGACGAGAAAAAGTCAGATGATAAAGAGGCAGCTGAAGAAATCAGAAAGAAAGCCATGGAACGCATGGCCTCGAAACAAAAATCAAACGAATCTGCTGGAAGCAGCGCCAAAAAGAGCCGAAGAAGCGGAGGTGATGCGGTTgaattcttgaaagaaaaagctCAAAGTGAGTATTCCATTCGCCAACAGGAGATAGAGCTTCAAAGAAAGGAGCAGGAAGTAACGGCCAGACAACAAGAGCTACAGATTGAACTGCTACGGAAGCAAACAGAGCAGCAAGTGCAGATTTCACAGGCATTGATGACCATCATGCAAAATCTGGTTAAGAAGTAA